One Campylobacter concisus DNA segment encodes these proteins:
- a CDS encoding YjiG family protein, whose protein sequence is MTENKLITDVFVEGARKGWDIAVKNTIPNVLMAFVIIHILKVSGALSVIGKFLGFIMLPLGLPGESIAVFMAAFLSWGGSAGVLVALVGDGTLNANDIAVLLPGMALVGSTVQYMGRVLGVLEVPGRHYLVLFGICILNAYLAMFVMSLLV, encoded by the coding sequence ATGACTGAAAATAAACTAATAACCGACGTATTTGTAGAGGGCGCTAGAAAAGGCTGGGACATCGCCGTAAAAAACACTATCCCAAACGTACTTATGGCCTTTGTCATCATCCACATCCTAAAAGTATCTGGCGCGCTTAGCGTGATAGGCAAATTTCTAGGATTTATCATGCTCCCACTTGGTCTTCCAGGTGAGTCCATAGCCGTTTTCATGGCTGCGTTTTTGAGCTGGGGCGGCTCAGCAGGCGTGTTAGTCGCACTTGTAGGAGATGGTACGCTAAATGCAAACGATATCGCCGTCTTGCTTCCTGGCATGGCGCTAGTTGGCTCGACTGTGCAGTACATGGGACGAGTTTTAGGCGTGCTTGAAGTACCGGGCAGACACTATCTAGTACTTTTTGGAATTTGCATCCTAAATGCCTATTTAGCGATGTTTGTGATGAGCTTGCTCGTATAA
- a CDS encoding nucleoside recognition domain-containing protein yields the protein MKESSDTKKLIIGTITLAIAIVFFGGFLQNTYGGIFDFSKLAGQFPEWFKTGSGTSAKGGFLFALSLAPAVMLALGFVAIFEKYHALYAASRLLTPVLKPLIGIPGCCSISLIASTQSTDAGSSTAKFLRQDGLISHKELLIFAAFQFSAGAMITNFLSSFAPVLLVTDKAGNTAPATIAMVLGIVFVFKILGANLMRLYVKKFVKDDEE from the coding sequence ATGAAAGAGAGTAGTGATACTAAAAAACTCATCATCGGTACGATCACTCTTGCAATTGCGATCGTTTTCTTTGGAGGTTTTTTACAAAACACCTATGGTGGTATCTTTGATTTTAGCAAGCTAGCAGGTCAATTTCCAGAATGGTTTAAAACAGGAAGTGGCACTAGCGCAAAAGGTGGATTTTTATTTGCCCTTAGTCTTGCCCCTGCCGTTATGCTCGCACTTGGCTTTGTTGCTATTTTTGAGAAATACCATGCACTTTACGCAGCTTCAAGACTGCTAACACCTGTTTTAAAGCCACTTATTGGCATACCAGGATGTTGCTCTATCTCTTTGATAGCAAGCACACAAAGCACCGACGCAGGCAGCTCAACGGCTAAATTTTTGCGTCAAGATGGCCTCATCTCACACAAAGAGCTTCTCATCTTTGCAGCGTTTCAGTTTAGCGCTGGTGCGATGATCACAAATTTCTTATCTTCATTTGCTCCGGTTTTACTAGTGACTGACAAAGCTGGCAACACAGCCCCTGCTACCATAGCCATGGTGCTTGGCATAGTCTTTGTCTTTAAAATTTTAGGAGCAAATTTGATGAGACTTTATGTCAAAAAATTTGTCAAAGATGATGAGGAGTAA
- a CDS encoding RNA degradosome polyphosphate kinase: protein MKNYKEKMMSENETLFINRELSWLRFNSRVLAQCEKDIPLLEKLKFIAIYMTNLDEFYMIRVAGLKQLFAAGVTTSSSDGMSPLDQLREIRKYLQDEQNLVESHYKSTVDALSKEGLFIKNYDELDDSLKQKCDEYFFSNILPVIVPIAVDATHPFPHLNNLSFSLAVKLADIEHPEILKYGMIRISRVLPRFTQPSSNVFVPIETIVHRHAEEIFPGYKLISSAAFRVTRNADIVIEEEEADDFMMILEQGLKLRRKGAFVRMQIDKDADADILEFLNFHMKIFHKDIYFSSIPLTLSSLWEIAGSKNFSHLANPPYAPKTLPPFGNGVSIFDAIDKEDVLLVHPFESFDPVVSFIREASKDTKVISIRMTLYRVDKNSPIIQSLIDAASDGKQVTVMVELKARFDEENNLHWAKALEDAGAHVIYGITGFKVHAKVSQVIRQIGDKLKFYMHFGTGNYNGSSAKIYTDVSLFTSKEEFSQDTTSFFHILSGYNKNRRLNALSMSPFQIKERIIEKIRVEASKGSEGRIIAKMNALIDEDVINELSRASNAGVKIDLIVRGVCGLRPGVKGKSENIRVRSIIGKYLEHARILYFKHANPKIYISSADWMPRNLERRLELMTPIFEPRLQERLLEILELQLSDNDLAFELQNNGEYTKVARREGEKVISCHEVLENYISKIYKSVKKDTDKAKADMLASKLLKES from the coding sequence ATCAAAAATTATAAGGAGAAAATGATGAGCGAAAATGAAACTCTTTTTATCAACCGCGAATTAAGCTGGCTACGCTTCAACTCAAGGGTGCTCGCTCAGTGTGAAAAGGATATACCTTTACTTGAAAAGCTAAAATTTATAGCCATTTATATGACAAATCTTGATGAATTTTATATGATAAGAGTAGCTGGTCTAAAGCAGCTTTTTGCAGCTGGAGTGACGACAAGTAGCAGCGATGGCATGAGCCCACTTGATCAACTACGTGAGATCAGAAAATATCTTCAAGATGAGCAAAATTTAGTTGAAAGCCACTACAAAAGCACCGTTGATGCGCTTAGCAAAGAGGGTCTTTTTATCAAAAACTATGACGAGCTTGATGATAGCTTAAAGCAAAAATGCGACGAGTATTTTTTCTCAAACATCCTGCCAGTTATCGTGCCTATCGCTGTTGATGCGACACATCCATTTCCGCACCTAAACAACCTTAGCTTCTCGCTTGCCGTTAAGCTTGCTGACATAGAGCATCCTGAAATTTTAAAATACGGCATGATAAGAATTTCAAGAGTTCTGCCAAGATTTACCCAGCCAAGTAGCAATGTTTTCGTGCCAATAGAAACGATCGTTCACCGCCATGCAGAAGAAATTTTCCCAGGGTATAAGCTTATTAGCTCGGCTGCCTTTAGAGTAACAAGAAACGCTGATATCGTCATCGAAGAAGAAGAAGCGGATGACTTTATGATGATACTTGAGCAAGGGCTAAAGCTTCGTAGAAAAGGGGCTTTTGTGCGTATGCAGATAGATAAAGACGCAGACGCTGATATCTTAGAGTTTTTAAATTTTCACATGAAAATTTTTCACAAAGATATCTACTTTTCAAGCATCCCACTCACACTTAGCTCCCTTTGGGAGATAGCTGGGAGCAAGAACTTTAGCCACTTAGCAAACCCGCCCTACGCCCCAAAGACGCTGCCTCCATTTGGCAATGGCGTCTCGATCTTTGACGCCATAGACAAAGAGGATGTGCTGTTAGTTCATCCATTTGAGAGCTTTGATCCAGTCGTTAGCTTTATAAGAGAAGCGAGCAAAGATACAAAGGTGATCTCGATACGCATGACGCTTTACAGGGTCGATAAAAACTCACCGATCATCCAAAGCCTGATAGACGCTGCAAGCGACGGCAAGCAAGTAACCGTAATGGTCGAGCTAAAAGCAAGGTTTGATGAAGAAAACAACTTGCACTGGGCAAAGGCGCTTGAAGATGCTGGCGCACACGTGATATATGGCATCACGGGCTTTAAGGTGCATGCAAAAGTTAGCCAAGTGATCCGCCAGATCGGCGATAAACTCAAATTTTACATGCACTTTGGCACCGGCAACTACAACGGCAGTTCGGCTAAAATTTACACCGACGTTAGCCTATTTACCAGTAAAGAGGAATTTAGCCAAGATACGACCTCGTTTTTTCACATCCTATCAGGATATAACAAAAACCGCCGTCTAAACGCCCTTAGCATGTCGCCCTTTCAGATAAAAGAGCGCATCATCGAAAAGATAAGAGTGGAGGCTAGCAAAGGCAGCGAGGGCAGGATCATCGCTAAGATGAACGCGCTAATAGACGAAGATGTGATAAATGAGCTTAGCCGCGCCTCAAATGCAGGCGTGAAGATCGACTTAATCGTCCGAGGTGTGTGCGGACTAAGGCCTGGCGTAAAAGGCAAAAGCGAAAACATCAGAGTTCGCTCGATCATCGGTAAATACTTGGAGCACGCTAGAATTTTATATTTCAAGCACGCTAATCCAAAAATTTACATCTCAAGCGCTGACTGGATGCCACGAAATTTAGAGCGCCGCTTGGAGCTTATGACACCTATCTTTGAGCCAAGGCTTCAAGAGAGACTGCTTGAAATTTTAGAGCTTCAGCTAAGCGATAACGACCTAGCATTTGAGCTACAAAATAACGGCGAATACACAAAAGTAGCTAGACGCGAGGGTGAAAAAGTGATCTCTTGCCACGAAGTTTTAGAAAACTATATCTCTAAAATTTATAAATCAGTCAAAAAAGACACCGACAAAGCAAAAGCAGATATGCTTGCAAGCAAGCTTTTAAAAGAGAGCTAA
- a CDS encoding NUDIX domain-containing protein, with amino-acid sequence MDTTITNLEILPLGESKYLKPFKMKFKQNGLQRDWDCVKVMNSVSIFLYHEQKDAFLFVKQFRPAVWYSQEKEGIKTNEQGFTYELCAGLMDKGLSEEQTAREEAVEEVGYELKEMEHITMTYGAFGFGGNMQTMFYAKIDESMKVNAGGGVDGEDIELVFIKREDMMKFAFDESKVKGFGLIFAYLWWEKFKG; translated from the coding sequence ATGGATACTACTATAACAAATTTAGAAATTTTACCTCTTGGTGAGTCAAAATACCTAAAGCCATTTAAGATGAAATTTAAACAAAATGGCTTGCAAAGGGACTGGGACTGCGTCAAAGTGATGAATAGCGTTAGTATATTTTTATATCACGAGCAAAAAGATGCATTTTTGTTTGTCAAGCAGTTTCGCCCAGCTGTTTGGTACTCGCAAGAAAAAGAAGGCATCAAAACAAATGAGCAAGGCTTTACCTATGAGCTTTGCGCAGGGCTTATGGATAAGGGGCTAAGCGAAGAGCAAACAGCTAGAGAAGAGGCAGTCGAAGAGGTCGGATATGAGCTAAAAGAGATGGAGCATATCACGATGACGTATGGCGCTTTTGGCTTTGGTGGCAACATGCAAACAATGTTTTACGCAAAGATCGATGAGAGTATGAAAGTAAATGCGGGTGGTGGCGTCGATGGCGAGGATATCGAGCTAGTTTTTATAAAACGAGAAGATATGATGAAATTTGCCTTTGATGAGAGCAAGGTCAAGGGCTTTGGGCTCATCTTTGCCTACTTGTGGTGGGAGAAATTTAAAGGCTAA
- the mgtE gene encoding magnesium transporter, which yields MSQELEEAKELIDQHLDENLEDGELSAYELAQHLKTLKKHDEELFAKYLEKLDPEILGDVAIELPDHMLKDVIDTLPAEKIVEALEELESDDATDLLQYIEDIDEDKARELFNELDKENQNEILRLRSYDEDRAGAHMQTELFSAHLEEKLGSAVARLRQEKQEGKLENVSQLFIIDKNSVLQYAIPLEDLILFDFTKTLKQNIESTQIDHYKPHMANDMDLMQDVADMFQEYDLNVIAVTSSTGILLGRITYDDIHDYIQESATEQIYNLAGVDDESEEDDTLFKAGRGRAVWLGINLLTALFSSSIIGLFDETIAAYVALAVLMPIVASMGGNTGTQALAVTVRRLALGEIEFKDAKSVLKREVTISLVNGLIFGAIMGVIAAVWFDKGMLGVVIGLSMVTNLFFAGFFGTIIPLTLRRFNIDPAVGSAVILTTFTDAIGFFSFLGLAKWILL from the coding sequence TTGAGCCAAGAACTAGAAGAAGCAAAAGAGCTGATAGATCAGCACTTAGATGAAAATTTAGAAGACGGCGAGCTCTCTGCTTACGAGCTAGCCCAGCATCTTAAAACACTTAAAAAGCACGATGAAGAGCTTTTTGCCAAGTATCTTGAAAAACTAGATCCTGAAATTTTGGGTGATGTGGCGATCGAGCTTCCTGATCACATGCTAAAAGACGTGATCGACACACTCCCAGCTGAAAAGATCGTAGAAGCGCTTGAAGAGCTAGAGAGTGACGATGCGACAGACCTACTTCAATACATCGAGGATATCGATGAGGACAAGGCTAGAGAGCTTTTTAACGAGCTAGATAAAGAAAATCAAAACGAAATTTTAAGACTTAGAAGCTATGATGAGGATAGAGCTGGTGCGCACATGCAAACAGAGCTATTTTCAGCTCATCTTGAAGAGAAGCTTGGCAGCGCAGTCGCAAGACTAAGACAAGAGAAGCAAGAAGGCAAACTAGAAAACGTCTCACAGCTTTTCATCATCGATAAAAATAGCGTCTTGCAATACGCCATCCCGCTTGAAGATCTCATCCTATTTGACTTTACAAAGACGCTAAAACAAAATATCGAATCAACCCAGATCGACCACTACAAGCCTCACATGGCAAACGATATGGATCTCATGCAAGATGTCGCTGATATGTTTCAAGAGTACGATCTAAACGTTATCGCAGTTACAAGTAGCACTGGAATTTTGCTAGGTCGTATCACGTATGATGATATCCACGACTACATCCAAGAGAGCGCTACAGAGCAAATTTATAACCTAGCTGGCGTTGATGACGAGTCAGAAGAGGACGATACGCTATTTAAAGCGGGTCGTGGCCGTGCGGTTTGGCTTGGCATAAATTTACTAACAGCACTTTTTAGCTCATCTATCATCGGACTTTTTGACGAGACGATCGCAGCTTACGTCGCACTTGCCGTGCTTATGCCAATAGTTGCTTCAATGGGTGGCAACACTGGCACGCAAGCACTTGCCGTTACGGTTCGTCGTTTGGCACTTGGCGAGATAGAATTTAAAGATGCAAAGAGCGTTTTAAAGCGCGAGGTGACGATCTCACTCGTAAATGGCCTCATCTTTGGCGCTATCATGGGCGTCATCGCCGCTGTTTGGTTTGATAAAGGCATGCTTGGCGTGGTTATTGGCCTTAGTATGGTTACAAATTTATTCTTTGCTGGTTTTTTTGGCACGATCATACCTTTGACGCTAAGGCGCTTTAACATCGATCCTGCCGTTGGCTCGGCGGTCATTCTTACTACATTTACTGATGCGATAGGATTTTTTAGCTTTTTAGGACTTGCAAAATGGATACTACTATAA
- a CDS encoding peptidoglycan DD-metalloendopeptidase family protein: MPRIFVIFAILCINLYAIKPTVDELSWPNGSSFLNFLETNKIPLSLYYNLASEDQELTEEIIAGTKYQIYKDDNGEVKQALIPVSDELQIHIYRDDKGKFQLEFIPILYQSEDKVLALKVDKSVSEDIFDYTGSGTLALGFKEVFSGSGIDFKKINKGDTIAIVYNQKLRMGRSFGTPEIYAAMIETKNKRYVMYKFEDKFYDKNGKKNDKFLLVRPLANARITSNFTLKRWHPILQRYRAHLGVDYGAPKGTPIKAAGDGTVKFVGQKSGYGRTVIISHAGGYETLYAHLNGFAKGIRSGLKVKQGTLIAYVGTSGMSTGPHLHFGLYLGGKPINPESAIKVVKNIEDKKESAKFKAVINRNDELIRQALSNDKEYHKVEFFPNVIDF; encoded by the coding sequence ATGCCTCGTATTTTTGTGATTTTTGCAATATTATGTATAAATTTATATGCCATAAAACCAACTGTCGATGAGCTTAGTTGGCCAAACGGCAGCAGCTTTTTAAATTTCCTTGAGACAAATAAAATCCCACTTTCACTTTACTACAACCTAGCAAGCGAAGATCAAGAGCTAACAGAAGAGATCATCGCTGGCACAAAATATCAAATTTACAAAGACGATAACGGCGAGGTTAAACAAGCTCTTATCCCCGTTAGTGACGAGCTTCAGATACATATTTATAGAGATGACAAGGGTAAATTTCAGCTTGAGTTTATCCCGATCTTATACCAAAGCGAAGATAAAGTTTTAGCCCTAAAAGTCGATAAATCAGTCTCTGAAGATATCTTTGACTACACTGGCTCTGGCACGCTAGCGCTTGGTTTTAAAGAGGTTTTTAGCGGCAGCGGGATCGATTTTAAAAAGATAAACAAAGGCGATACGATAGCTATCGTTTATAACCAAAAACTACGCATGGGACGCTCTTTTGGCACACCTGAAATTTATGCAGCGATGATAGAGACTAAAAACAAACGCTACGTGATGTATAAATTTGAAGATAAATTTTATGATAAAAACGGCAAGAAAAATGACAAATTTTTGCTCGTTCGCCCTCTTGCAAACGCAAGAATCACATCAAATTTCACCCTAAAAAGATGGCATCCGATCCTTCAAAGATATAGAGCTCACCTTGGAGTTGATTACGGTGCTCCAAAAGGCACACCGATCAAGGCTGCAGGCGATGGCACGGTCAAATTTGTCGGACAAAAGAGCGGTTATGGTAGAACCGTCATCATCTCTCACGCTGGCGGCTACGAGACACTTTATGCCCATCTAAATGGCTTTGCAAAGGGCATAAGAAGCGGTCTTAAAGTAAAACAAGGCACGCTGATAGCATACGTTGGCACAAGCGGCATGAGCACTGGCCCTCACCTACACTTTGGCCTCTATCTAGGCGGCAAGCCGATCAATCCAGAAAGCGCCATCAAGGTCGTAAAAAACATAGAAGACAAGAAAGAGTCGGCTAAATTTAAAGCAGTCATAAATAGAAATGATGAGCTGATAAGACAAGCTCTAAGCAACGACAAAGAGTATCACAAGGTGGAATTTTTCCCTAACGTAATAGACTTTTAA
- a CDS encoding plasminogen-binding N-terminal domain-containing protein, which produces MKRIIVILSLFFGFAFGADFSLNEYRTPLISVESDGTATIVDSPEILIGSSGVVLHKFDTDSSIIARVSVVSKNAGFAKVRFEVFDLLEQKALPLPGIAPASGDIVVLNYLYNRSLIVVPNKEIYEEVLGAFPNMIFIHPDLVGAYLSYEYKPNPSRDDFRKMCAQSAAGLIFVAMDGRSVFADCQSFKVLKEFKTGEVEYYQLPFYTRVSDIDTVFWKLNSEHINNYDAHYEKLFEEDN; this is translated from the coding sequence TTGAAACGTATAATCGTGATTTTATCGCTGTTTTTTGGCTTTGCTTTTGGGGCTGATTTTTCTTTAAATGAGTATAGAACTCCTCTTATTAGCGTCGAGAGTGACGGCACAGCAACGATAGTTGATAGTCCTGAAATTTTGATCGGATCAAGCGGCGTTGTGCTCCATAAATTTGACACTGATAGCTCTATCATCGCAAGAGTGAGCGTTGTCTCAAAAAATGCCGGCTTTGCGAAGGTTAGATTTGAGGTGTTTGACCTACTTGAGCAAAAGGCTCTCCCACTCCCTGGCATCGCACCTGCAAGTGGCGATATAGTCGTGCTAAACTACCTTTATAACCGCTCGCTAATCGTCGTGCCAAATAAAGAAATTTATGAAGAGGTTTTGGGCGCATTTCCTAATATGATATTTATCCATCCAGACCTTGTTGGAGCATACTTAAGCTACGAATACAAGCCAAACCCAAGCAGAGATGACTTTAGAAAGATGTGCGCTCAAAGTGCAGCTGGTCTTATCTTTGTCGCGATGGATGGCAGAAGCGTTTTTGCTGATTGCCAAAGCTTTAAAGTGCTAAAAGAGTTTAAAACTGGCGAGGTTGAGTACTATCAACTACCATTTTATACAAGAGTTAGCGACATAGACACTGTATTTTGGAAGCTAAATAGCGAGCACATCAACAACTACGACGCTCACTACGAAAAACTTTTTGAAGAAGATAACTGA
- a CDS encoding YihY family inner membrane protein, producing the protein MSRLSLSKSDLKSGLNLLAALKDKELFHYAASLSFHTILSIIPILLISFSIFTKLPSFEDYYAKIQDFVFSALLPSNQEIISNYLQNFLQNSGNLGIVGFVAMIFTSAMFFSDYEYVVLKVTRASKARGFWSALSSYWTLITLAPLGLAGSFYLSSLVQEMLNSNVITSSINFLSIVPYLIIWVIFCVTYLISVNDEIKFKSAFFSSFAASLVWYLGKSAFVYYVLYNKTYLSVYGSFSAVLFFFVWIYISWIIFLYGLKFCAYLSNSSKFKG; encoded by the coding sequence ATGAGCCGTTTGTCCTTAAGCAAGAGCGATTTAAAGAGTGGTTTAAATTTGCTAGCTGCTCTTAAGGACAAAGAGCTCTTTCACTACGCAGCAAGCCTTAGTTTTCACACGATCTTATCGATCATACCGATACTTCTTATATCGTTTTCTATCTTTACAAAACTGCCTAGCTTTGAGGATTATTACGCCAAAATTCAAGACTTTGTCTTCTCAGCCCTTTTGCCAAGCAACCAAGAGATCATCTCAAACTACTTGCAAAATTTCCTCCAAAATAGCGGAAATTTAGGCATAGTTGGCTTTGTGGCGATGATATTTACTTCAGCTATGTTTTTTAGCGATTATGAATACGTAGTCTTAAAAGTGACAAGAGCTAGCAAGGCTAGGGGCTTTTGGTCGGCACTTAGCTCGTACTGGACGCTCATCACGCTTGCGCCGCTCGGACTTGCTGGCAGTTTTTACCTCTCAAGCCTTGTGCAAGAGATGTTAAATTCAAACGTGATAACAAGCTCGATAAATTTCTTAAGCATCGTGCCATATCTCATCATTTGGGTGATATTTTGCGTCACATATCTCATCTCTGTAAATGACGAGATAAAATTTAAAAGCGCATTTTTTAGCTCGTTTGCTGCCTCGCTCGTTTGGTATCTTGGCAAGTCAGCCTTTGTCTATTACGTCCTTTACAACAAGACCTATTTAAGCGTCTATGGCTCATTTTCAGCCGTACTTTTCTTCTTTGTCTGGATCTACATCTCGTGGATCATCTTTTTATATGGGCTTAAATTTTGCGCCTATCTCTCAAACAGCTCTAAATTTAAAGGATAA
- a CDS encoding metallophosphoesterase — protein sequence MSEQIYIIGDVHGCFNTLLELIKQFPNKEKSQICFVGDVIDRGLFSCDVVELIMQNNYKMVMGNHERRLLSNKFEFLNNKVPFDRSWFFGNGGEATYRSYLGQSTEFKQRHVDFLESRPVYLEFKDYKTQNGEHLVVSHSAVGNMWELRNDKYASEEFKRHLLSGRGDEIQVSGIFNVYGHTPVREVKFYKNSADIDTGCVFNEVGFDKLSALEFPSMKIYTQKNIENFNKKDKNVVFSG from the coding sequence TTGAGCGAGCAAATTTACATTATCGGCGACGTTCACGGCTGTTTTAACACACTTTTAGAGCTTATCAAGCAGTTTCCAAACAAAGAAAAATCTCAAATTTGCTTTGTTGGCGACGTGATAGATCGTGGGCTTTTTAGCTGCGACGTGGTCGAACTTATCATGCAAAATAACTATAAAATGGTCATGGGAAATCACGAGCGAAGGCTACTTAGCAATAAATTTGAGTTTTTAAACAACAAAGTGCCATTTGACAGGAGCTGGTTCTTTGGAAATGGTGGCGAGGCGACATATAGATCATATCTTGGACAAAGCACGGAGTTTAAGCAAAGGCATGTGGATTTTTTAGAAAGCAGGCCAGTTTATCTGGAATTTAAAGATTATAAAACCCAAAATGGCGAGCATCTGGTAGTCTCTCACTCAGCCGTTGGCAATATGTGGGAGCTAAGAAACGATAAATATGCTAGCGAAGAGTTTAAAAGGCACCTGCTCTCAGGCAGAGGCGATGAGATACAAGTTAGTGGCATATTTAACGTCTATGGGCACACGCCAGTAAGAGAGGTAAAATTTTATAAAAATAGCGCAGATATCGACACAGGCTGTGTTTTTAATGAAGTTGGTTTTGATAAACTAAGTGCGTTAGAGTTTCCATCGATGAAAATTTATACACAAAAAAATATTGAAAATTTTAACAAAAAGGATAAAAATGTCGTCTTCTCAGGATAA
- a CDS encoding aldehyde dehydrogenase family protein, whose translation MKLLEKYGLFINGEWRDAKDGATLDAKNPANGEHLAKIADATEEDVNDAVRAAREAFKKFKHTTISERAKLLNKIADIIDEHKEHLAKVESMDNGKPIRETLNVDIPFAAEHFRYFAGVIMGEEGSANVLDEKQLSIVLREPIGVVGQIVPWNFPFLMAAWKLAPVIAAGDASVFKPSSETSLSVLELFRLIDKILPKGLINIVTGRGSKSGEWIKNHPGLDKLAFTGSTEIGRDIAIAAARRIIPATLELGGKSANIFFSDANLDKALDGLQLGILFNQGQVCCAGSRIFVEESFYEKFIEAAVKKFSTIKVGDPLDPNTQMGSQINKKQAEQILNYIEIGKKEGAKVAVGGKAYTANGCDKGAFVEPTLLVDVTNDMRVAQEEIFGPVGVVIKFKDEAELIKMVNDSEYGLGGGIFTQDITKALRVARSMETGRVWINTYNQIPAGSPFGGYKNSGIGRETHKIILEHYTQMKNIMIDLTGKVSGFYAQ comes from the coding sequence ATGAAACTACTTGAAAAATACGGGCTTTTCATAAATGGTGAGTGGCGTGACGCAAAAGACGGCGCTACACTTGATGCCAAAAATCCAGCAAACGGCGAGCACCTTGCAAAGATCGCTGACGCTACTGAAGAAGATGTAAATGACGCAGTTCGTGCTGCACGCGAGGCTTTTAAGAAATTTAAACACACCACAATTAGCGAGCGCGCAAAGCTTTTAAACAAGATCGCTGATATCATCGACGAGCACAAAGAGCACCTCGCAAAAGTTGAAAGCATGGACAACGGCAAACCAATCCGTGAGACGCTAAATGTCGATATCCCTTTTGCAGCCGAGCATTTTAGGTACTTTGCTGGCGTTATCATGGGCGAAGAAGGCAGCGCAAACGTGCTTGACGAGAAGCAACTCTCTATCGTTTTACGCGAGCCAATAGGCGTTGTGGGTCAGATCGTGCCTTGGAATTTTCCATTTTTAATGGCAGCTTGGAAGCTAGCTCCAGTGATCGCAGCAGGCGATGCGAGCGTATTTAAGCCTTCAAGCGAGACAAGCCTAAGTGTGCTTGAGCTATTTAGGCTGATAGATAAAATTTTGCCAAAAGGCTTAATAAATATAGTAACTGGCAGAGGTAGCAAGAGTGGCGAGTGGATCAAAAACCACCCAGGCCTTGACAAGCTAGCATTTACTGGCTCAACCGAGATCGGCCGCGATATCGCCATAGCTGCGGCTCGCCGTATCATCCCAGCTACACTTGAGCTTGGCGGCAAGAGCGCAAATATCTTCTTTAGCGACGCAAATTTAGACAAGGCGCTTGACGGCCTTCAGCTTGGAATTTTGTTTAACCAAGGTCAAGTTTGCTGCGCGGGATCGAGAATTTTCGTAGAAGAGAGCTTTTATGAGAAATTTATAGAGGCTGCGGTTAAGAAATTTAGCACTATAAAAGTTGGCGATCCACTTGATCCTAACACTCAAATGGGCTCTCAGATCAATAAAAAACAAGCTGAGCAAATTTTAAACTACATAGAGATAGGTAAAAAAGAAGGCGCAAAAGTGGCAGTCGGCGGCAAGGCCTACACCGCAAATGGTTGCGACAAGGGCGCATTTGTCGAGCCAACGCTGCTAGTTGATGTAACAAACGATATGAGAGTGGCTCAGGAAGAAATTTTTGGACCAGTTGGCGTAGTCATCAAATTTAAAGATGAAGCCGAGCTTATCAAAATGGTAAATGATAGCGAATACGGCCTTGGTGGCGGAATTTTCACACAAGACATCACAAAAGCACTTCGCGTTGCAAGGTCTATGGAGACTGGCAGGGTTTGGATCAACACTTACAACCAAATCCCAGCAGGAAGCCCATTTGGCGGATATAAAAACTCAGGTATCGGCCGTGAAACGCACAAGATCATCCTTGAGCACTACACTCAGATGAAAAATATCATGATAGACCTCACCGGCAAGGTTAGCGGCTTTTACGCACAATGA